One region of Camelina sativa cultivar DH55 chromosome 6, Cs, whole genome shotgun sequence genomic DNA includes:
- the LOC104699179 gene encoding uncharacterized protein LOC104699179, translating to MELAQFRMQKEANKHRRNVELKVGDWVYLKLRPYRQSSLVQRRNEKLAQRYFGLYQIVEKIGRVAYKLELPAHSNVHPVFHVSQLKLTVPSSCTPQALPPILNHNLEWATEPEALLDVRRATNGSNAEVLVQWKGLPALESTWETLTNLMQQFPDFDLEDKVALLRGSIDRLRIPIAFMKKKLRTKGRRARQWEKKMEVNGG from the coding sequence ATGGAGCTGGCACAGTTCAGAATGCAGAAGGAAGCCAACAAGCATCGCCGTAATGTTGAGCTCAAGGTAGGAGACTGGGTCTATCTGAAACTCAGGCCGTACCGTCAAAGCTCTCTAGTGCAAAGGAGGAATGAGAAGTTAGCACAGAGGTATTTCGGTCTGTATCAGATTGTGGAGAAGATTGGCAGGGTCGCATATAAATTGGAACTGCCTGCTCACAGTAACGTGCATCCGGTCTTTCACGTATCCCAGCTGAAGTTGACGGTGCCTAGTTCGTGCACTCCGCAAGCTCTACCACCCATCCTCAACCACAACTTGGAATGGGCAACAGAACCAGAAGCGTTATTAGATGTTCGCAGAGCTACAAATGGTTCGAATGCTGAGGTCTTAGTCCAATGGAAAGGGTTACCAGCTCTGGAATCAACATGGGAGACGCTCACTAATCTCATGCAACAATTTCCGGACTTtgaccttgaggacaaggtcgCTTTGCTGCGGGGGAGTATTGATAGGCTGAGGATACCAATTGCattcatgaagaagaagttgagaacaAAAGGGAGAAGAGCAAGAcaatgggagaagaagatggaggtgAATGGTGGCTAA